In one window of Streptomyces griseus subsp. griseus DNA:
- a CDS encoding DUF6716 putative glycosyltransferase: MPPRTSNAADPAPTPAEPRPALRVAVLADSDTRWKWGALTARRLTAEADGGGRGARPVEVSGLLLRGRATPTPRQLAEVGEVGIDADQVREVTAVEFLHTVRDEGYDVVVLALVGGGVQAMLHGLAALNLTRRPVVVTGYVGVVYEKLADGLLLRHGADVVLANSAHDAERFRAVYEGVGADASAVTEAALPFLGGAPYTPEEGRDTVVFAAQPSVPASRADRAYLLRRLVEHARLHPRREVLLKLRSKPGEHTTHIEELPYQKLAQKVPGGLPPNFRLVYGHMGEVLDRADLLVTVSSTAALESLHRRVPTAILTDLGVREPLGNHHFVGSGLLTSWDRLDGGFRPRPDAEWLAGQGVAADGSYSAAYDTARAKVTALLAEGQLPPLAPYYTPATAPGYLPGILARHHLAPDGTPLPGAAAPQETGRVRGAVRETVRNAARGAYRHGVQRVAPVIRRMGEL, encoded by the coding sequence GTGCCCCCACGTACCAGCAATGCGGCCGATCCGGCCCCGACCCCCGCCGAGCCCCGCCCGGCGCTGCGGGTCGCCGTCCTCGCCGACTCCGACACCCGGTGGAAATGGGGCGCGCTCACCGCGCGCCGCCTGACCGCCGAGGCCGACGGAGGCGGACGGGGCGCGCGCCCCGTCGAGGTCAGCGGGCTGCTGCTGCGCGGCCGGGCCACCCCGACACCCCGCCAGCTCGCGGAGGTCGGCGAGGTCGGGATCGACGCGGACCAGGTCCGTGAGGTCACCGCGGTCGAGTTCCTGCACACCGTGCGCGACGAGGGGTACGACGTCGTCGTCCTCGCCCTCGTCGGCGGCGGCGTCCAGGCGATGCTGCACGGACTGGCCGCACTGAACCTCACCCGCCGGCCCGTCGTCGTCACCGGATACGTCGGTGTCGTCTACGAGAAGCTGGCCGACGGCCTCCTGCTGCGCCACGGCGCCGACGTCGTCCTCGCCAACTCGGCCCATGACGCGGAGCGGTTCCGCGCGGTGTACGAGGGAGTGGGCGCCGACGCCTCGGCCGTCACCGAGGCCGCGCTGCCCTTCCTCGGCGGAGCCCCGTACACCCCCGAAGAGGGCCGCGACACCGTCGTGTTCGCCGCCCAGCCCTCCGTACCGGCCTCCCGCGCCGACCGTGCGTACCTCCTCCGCCGGCTCGTGGAGCACGCCCGGCTCCACCCGCGCCGCGAGGTGCTGCTCAAGCTGCGCTCCAAGCCCGGCGAGCACACCACGCACATCGAGGAACTCCCGTACCAGAAGCTCGCGCAGAAGGTGCCCGGCGGGCTGCCGCCCAACTTCCGCCTGGTGTACGGGCACATGGGCGAGGTGCTGGACCGCGCCGACCTCTTGGTCACCGTCTCCTCGACCGCCGCCCTGGAGTCCCTGCACCGCCGCGTCCCGACCGCGATCCTCACCGACCTCGGCGTACGCGAACCCCTCGGCAACCACCACTTCGTCGGCTCCGGGCTGCTCACCTCCTGGGACCGGCTGGACGGCGGGTTCCGCCCGCGCCCCGACGCTGAGTGGCTGGCCGGCCAGGGCGTCGCCGCCGACGGCTCGTACTCCGCCGCCTACGACACCGCCCGGGCCAAGGTCACCGCCCTGCTGGCGGAGGGCCAACTCCCGCCCCTGGCGCCCTACTACACCCCGGCCACCGCCCCCGGCTACCTCCCCGGCATCCTCGCCCGCCACCACCTGGCCCCCGACGGCACGCCGCTGCCCGGTGCCGCGGCGCCGCAGGAGACCGGCCGGGTGCGGGGCGCGGTGCGGGAGACCGTACGCAACGCGGCGCGCGGCGCCTACCGGCACGGCGTCCAGCGCGTCGCCCCGGTGATCCGCCGGATGGGAGAGCTGTGA